In one Microcoleus sp. bin38.metabat.b11b12b14.051 genomic region, the following are encoded:
- a CDS encoding phycobilisome protein, with the protein MLSQLARLSTEADGRYATADELQFLKDYFQSLNHRISAYKKLQASEKEIIRQVEAQMQSLDPSLFRRGSQDVTAKWRVDAVRVLRHSATALLINDTERLRDRLLLWFQTILGAFQARNSSAVTYDVMKKVLKQYLTAEEVSLFFPILDINRTVLGK; encoded by the coding sequence ATGTTGAGCCAACTTGCACGTTTGAGCACGGAAGCAGACGGACGCTACGCCACCGCTGACGAGCTCCAATTTTTGAAAGACTATTTTCAGTCTTTGAATCACCGGATAAGTGCTTATAAAAAACTTCAAGCCTCTGAAAAAGAAATTATTCGGCAAGTAGAAGCACAAATGCAATCTCTAGATCCGAGTTTATTTCGCCGCGGCTCTCAAGATGTGACGGCTAAGTGGCGCGTCGATGCTGTGCGCGTGTTGAGGCATTCGGCGACAGCACTGTTAATTAATGATACTGAACGGTTGCGCGATCGGCTGCTGCTTTGGTTTCAAACTATTTTAGGCGCTTTTCAAGCTCGAAATAGTTCTGCCGTAACCTACGATGTGATGAAAAAGGTACTCAAACAATATCTGACTGCTGAAGAAGTCAGCCTATTTTTTCCAATTCTCGACATCAACCGCACTGTACTCGGCAAATAA
- a CDS encoding pentapeptide repeat-containing protein: MDANELLNRYAAGERDFRQANLRGIVLSPIDLYRSSDAPTLRLANLNEHQHRPYLIGANLSQADLTKAHLSRANLSKADLSGANLTGANLMAASLSGANLTAANLTDANLAGSHLNWANLTGAILFKANLIGADMSTANLTKADLGETNLSKAYLIKANLSGANLKYADLTLANLKDADLTEAQLIGAELSKANLAGANLTKTNISKANLLKANLRRANLNQAYLNGACLSESDLSEACLDRANLCKADLSKTYLRKISLNGCHLSGVNLSGADLGGVDLSRKLLTGINMAEALLTEANLSGAYLMEANLSGANLSKANLSGAYLINANLSNSCLHEIDLSKANLSKANLRKADLTGANLRGAILGEADLRGAKLMGAILPNGTIYHR, encoded by the coding sequence ATGGACGCCAATGAACTTCTAAATCGATATGCAGCAGGCGAAAGAGACTTTAGACAGGCAAACCTGCGCGGCATTGTGTTGAGTCCGATCGATTTATACCGTTCCAGCGATGCCCCAACTCTACGTTTAGCAAACCTCAACGAGCACCAGCACCGACCCTACTTAATCGGCGCCAACCTCAGTCAAGCCGACCTCACCAAAGCCCATCTGAGTCGAGCAAATCTCAGCAAAGCAGACCTCAGCGGAGCAAATCTGACCGGCGCCAACCTGATGGCAGCCAGTCTCAGCGGAGCCAATCTCACAGCAGCCAATCTCACAGACGCCAACCTAGCCGGATCTCACCTTAACTGGGCTAACCTAACTGGAGCCATTCTCTTCAAGGCAAATCTCATCGGAGCAGACATGAGCACCGCCAACCTTACCAAAGCCGATCTGGGCGAGACAAATCTCAGTAAAGCCTATCTGATTAAAGCCAATCTCAGCGGGGCAAACTTGAAATATGCAGACTTGACTCTAGCGAATCTCAAAGACGCAGACTTGACCGAAGCACAGCTTATCGGCGCCGAATTGTCTAAAGCCAACCTAGCCGGAGCCAACTTAACGAAAACCAACATCAGCAAAGCCAACTTGTTGAAAGCTAACCTCAGGCGAGCTAACCTCAATCAAGCCTATTTAAACGGCGCGTGTTTGAGCGAATCAGACCTCAGCGAAGCTTGCTTGGACAGAGCTAATTTGTGCAAAGCAGACCTGAGCAAAACCTACCTCAGAAAGATTAGTTTGAATGGCTGCCACTTAAGCGGTGTCAACCTCAGCGGGGCAGATTTGGGTGGTGTAGACTTGAGCCGCAAACTTTTAACGGGAATCAACATGGCGGAGGCATTATTAACCGAAGCTAACTTGAGCGGTGCTTATCTGATGGAAGCTAACTTGAGCGGCGCTAACCTCAGCAAAGCTAACTTGAGCGGGGCTTACCTGATCAATGCCAACCTTTCTAATTCTTGCCTACATGAAATTGACTTGAGCAAAGCTAACCTGAGTAAAGCCAACTTGCGGAAAGCTGACTTGACAGGAGCCAACCTCCGCGGAGCCATTCTGGGCGAGGCAGATTTGAGAGGAGCGAAATTGATGGGAGCGATTCTTCCTAACGGCACAATTTATCACCGTTAA
- a CDS encoding V4R domain-containing protein, translated as MINIADLLKQPRLPGNYFASDAYVRGDLELGLLENRRGDRLIALPETLIQAIYIGLEQETGQASRLVLFNCGRWWGKNFYVRFCEEVSEYYGQPVSEMEMVEFLQSLQQCWKTHGWGTFDFDPSHSDQGFLIVKIGNSLFAKTAPKSKRPACFLEAGILSSFFSQLTGRELHCIQTSCESLGADCNRFILGLRDRLQLADSLVEEGQDHEAILSQLCQKS; from the coding sequence ATGATTAATATTGCCGACTTGCTCAAACAGCCCCGACTCCCTGGAAACTACTTTGCCAGCGATGCCTACGTCCGAGGCGACCTCGAACTAGGTCTGCTGGAAAACCGCCGGGGCGATCGGCTCATAGCACTGCCAGAAACCCTTATTCAAGCCATTTATATCGGTTTAGAACAAGAAACCGGCCAAGCATCCCGCCTCGTGCTTTTCAACTGCGGTCGCTGGTGGGGGAAAAACTTCTACGTGCGTTTTTGTGAAGAAGTCAGCGAATACTACGGTCAGCCAGTTTCCGAAATGGAAATGGTAGAATTTCTTCAGTCTTTGCAACAGTGCTGGAAAACTCACGGCTGGGGTACATTTGATTTTGACCCCAGCCACTCCGACCAGGGATTTTTAATAGTAAAAATTGGCAACTCTCTGTTTGCTAAAACAGCTCCAAAATCGAAGCGACCCGCCTGTTTTCTAGAAGCAGGCATCTTAAGTTCCTTCTTCAGTCAGCTTACAGGTCGAGAACTGCACTGCATCCAAACGTCCTGCGAATCCTTGGGTGCCGACTGCAACCGCTTTATTTTAGGGCTGCGCGATCGCCTCCAACTAGCAGATTCTCTGGTCGAAGAAGGACAAGATCACGAAGCGATTCTCAGTCAACTTTGCCAAAAAAGTTGA
- a CDS encoding phycobilisome protein produces the protein MHPEIEALLDQAETRFLKGEEIIAFKRQAATLAQRLKIYEFLREKEATIFQPVANKLQESFPNQKEETLERSLKHWVLVLRYCAMAMLLNDLNFLEQRLQDWVSGIVEAHQTQKVEATVCTLLETRLKELLSEQARAILQPFLDQAKSMIVDSNAQE, from the coding sequence ATGCACCCTGAGATTGAGGCGCTGCTGGATCAGGCAGAAACCCGCTTTCTAAAAGGCGAAGAAATCATAGCTTTTAAGCGTCAAGCTGCAACCCTTGCCCAGCGCTTGAAAATTTACGAATTTTTGCGAGAGAAGGAAGCAACCATCTTCCAACCAGTAGCCAATAAGCTACAAGAAAGCTTCCCTAACCAAAAAGAAGAAACCTTAGAACGATCGCTCAAACACTGGGTATTAGTCTTGCGGTACTGCGCTATGGCGATGCTGCTCAACGATCTAAATTTTCTAGAACAGCGACTCCAAGACTGGGTTTCTGGCATAGTCGAAGCCCACCAAACTCAAAAAGTCGAAGCAACTGTTTGCACTCTGCTGGAAACTCGTTTAAAAGAATTGCTTTCGGAGCAAGCTAGGGCTATATTGCAACCATTTTTAGACCAAGCAAAGTCCATGATTGTTGACAGCAATGCTCAAGAATAG
- a CDS encoding V4R domain-containing protein, translating into MVSTAQKEISVGSESLLKQKYPKSHNHYRFQDFFAFDRQIGTIKDWNESRNIFTSEDFIIGLVEGLEEEVGPASSVIMYTIGCQWGLQDSEFFQKWFSAEFSQNIRQSNLMFLLETWWWPFTAQGWGRWEVDMSDRKHGCIFINLFDSAVARTLGDVGKPVCHLYAGLFAGFFGALVKKPLSCIELQCYSMGETYCKFLLGNPDKIDAAAFWLNEGANARDIQNRLQHGEILR; encoded by the coding sequence ATGGTCTCTACCGCCCAAAAAGAAATCTCCGTCGGCAGCGAATCGCTACTGAAGCAAAAGTATCCTAAAAGTCACAACCATTATAGGTTTCAGGACTTTTTTGCCTTCGATCGCCAGATTGGTACAATTAAGGACTGGAATGAGTCGCGCAACATTTTTACCAGCGAAGACTTCATTATCGGTTTGGTGGAGGGACTCGAAGAAGAAGTAGGCCCGGCTTCCTCTGTCATCATGTATACTATTGGTTGCCAGTGGGGGCTGCAAGATTCCGAATTCTTTCAAAAATGGTTTAGCGCCGAATTCAGCCAGAACATTCGCCAGTCGAATCTGATGTTTCTGCTAGAAACTTGGTGGTGGCCTTTCACTGCTCAAGGTTGGGGACGCTGGGAAGTTGACATGAGCGATCGCAAACACGGCTGCATCTTCATCAACCTCTTTGACTCAGCAGTTGCTCGTACCTTAGGCGATGTAGGTAAACCAGTTTGTCACCTATACGCCGGATTGTTCGCCGGTTTCTTCGGAGCTCTAGTCAAAAAGCCTCTGAGTTGTATAGAACTCCAATGTTATTCGATGGGAGAAACCTATTGTAAATTCCTCCTCGGCAACCCAGATAAAATTGATGCAGCAGCATTTTGGCTCAACGAAGGTGCCAACGCCCGCGATATTCAAAATCGACTGCAACACGGTGAAATATTGCGATAA